One window of the Eschrichtius robustus isolate mEscRob2 chromosome 13, mEscRob2.pri, whole genome shotgun sequence genome contains the following:
- the ZFC3H1 gene encoding zinc finger C3H1 domain-containing protein isoform X1, with amino-acid sequence MATADTPAPAPSGLSPKEEGELEDGEISDDDNNSQVRSRSSSSSSGGGLLPYPRRRPPHPARGGGSGGGGGSSSSSSSSQQQLRNFSRSRHVSERGHLRGHSSYRPKEPFRSHPPSVRMPSSSLSESSPRPSFWERSHIALDRFRFRGRPYRGGSRWSRGRGGGERGGKPGGRPPLGGGAGSGFGGSQSWREPSPPRKSSKSFGRSPSRKQNYSSKSENCGEETFEDLLLKYKQIQLELECINKDEKLALSSKEENVQEDPKTLNFEDQTSTDNVSIIKDSSKEVAPEEKTQVKTFQAFELKPLRQKLTLPGDKNRLKKVKDGTKQLSLKSDTTESSQGLEDKEQNLTRRISASDILSEKKLGEDEEELSELQLRLLALQSASKKWQQKEQQVMKESKEKLTKMKTVQQKVKTSTKTHSAKKVSTTAKQALRKQQTKAWKKLQQQKEQERQKEEDQRKQAEEEERRKREEEIRKIRDLSNQEEQYNRFMKLVGGKRRSRSKSSDPDLRRSLDKQPTDSGGGIYQYDNYEEVAMDTDSETNSPAPSPVQPPFFSECSLGYFSPAPSVSLPPPPQVSSIPPLSQPYVEGLCVSLEPLPPLPPLPPLPPEDPEQPPKPPFADEEEEEEMLLREELLKSLANKRAFKPEETSSNSDPPSPPVLNSSQPVPRSNLSIVSINTVSQPRIQNPKFHRGPRLPRTVISLPKHKSVVVTLNDSDDSESEGEASKSTNSVFGGLESMIKEARRTAEQASKPKVPPKSEKENDPMRTPEALPEEKKIEYRLLKEEIANREKQRLIKSDQLKTSSSSPANSDVEIDGIGRIAVVTKQVTDAEAKLKKHRILLMKDESVLKNLVQQEAKKKESVRNAETKITKLTEQLQATEKILSVNRMFLKKLQEQIHKVQQRVTVKKALTLKYGEELARAKAVASKEIGKRKLEQDRLGPNKMMRLDNSPISSPRKHSAELIAMEKRRLQKLEYEYALKIQKLKEARALKAKEQQNIGPLVEEEPEFSLPQPSLHDLTQDKLSLDTEENDVDDEILSGSNRERRRSFLESNSFTKPNLKHTDTPNKECINKPTKNTVEKPELFLGLKIGELQKLYSKADSLKQLILKTTTGITDKVLHGQEISVDVDFVTGQSKTTEVKPCPFRPYHSPLLVFKSYRFSPYYRTKEKLPLSSVSYSNMIEPDQCFCRFDLTGTCNDDDCQWQHTQDCTLSRKQLFQDILSYNLSLIGCSETSTDEEIAAAAEKYVEKLFGVNKDRMSMDQMAVLLVSNINESKGHTPPFTTYKDKRKWKPKFWRKPISENNFSSDEEQSTGPIKYAFQPENRINVPALDTVVTPDDVRYFTNETDDIANLEASVLENPSHVQLWLKLAYKYLNQNEGLCSESLDSALNVLARALESNKDNPEIWCHYLRLFSKRGTKEEVQEMCETAVEYAPDYQSFWTFLHLESTFEEKDYVCERMVEFLMGAAKREPSDILSFQLLEALLFRVQLHIFTGRCQSALAVLQNALKLANDGIVAEYLKASDRCLAWLAYIHLIEFNVLPSKFYDPSNANPSRIVNIEPFVMPWQAVQDIKTNPEMLLAVFEDAVKACTDESLTVEERVEACVPLYTNMIVLHQLLGRYEAAVKLCKYLLESCPMNCQLLESLVALYLETNQHDKARAVWLTAFEKNLQNAEVFYHTCKFFISQNRGDNLLPFLRKFIASFFKPGFEKYSNLDLFRHLLNIPGPLDIPARLCKGNFDDEMFNHQVPYLWLIYCLCHPLQSSIKETVEAYEAALGVAMKSDIVQKIWMDYLVFANNRAAGSRNKVQEFRFFTDLVNRCLVTVPARYPIPFSSADYWSNYEFHNRVIFFYLSCIPKIQHSKTLERFCSIMPSNSGLALRLLQHEWEESNVQILKLQAKMFTYNIPTCLATWKIAIAAEIVLKGQREVHRLYQRALQKLPLCASLWKDQLLFEASEGGKTDNLRKLVSKCQEIGVSLNELLNLNSYKTESKNH; translated from the exons ATCGTCCTCTTCTCAGCAGCAGCTGAGGAATTTTTCACGCTCGCGGCACGTGTCGGAGCGGGGCCACCTCAGGGGACACAGCAGCTACCGACCCAAAGAGCCGTTCCGGTCTCATCCGCCCTCCGTGCGGATGCCTTCGAGCTCACTGTCCGAAAGCAGCCCCCGGCCGTCCTTTTGGGAACGGAGCCACATCGCCTTGGACCGTTTCCGTTTTCGAGGCAGGCCTTACCGGGGTGGGAGTCGCTGGAGTCGGGGGCGAGGAGGGGGTGAGCGAGGAGGCAAGCCGGGGGGCAGACCTCCTCTGGGAGGAGGAGCGGGATCCGGATTCGGCGGCAGTCAGAGCTGGCGAGAGCCCTCTCCACCTCGTAAGAGTT CTAAAAGTTTTGGAAGATCTCCATCAAGAAAACAGAATTATTCATCAAAAAGTGAAAACTGTGGGGAAGAAACTTTTGAAGATTTACTTTTGAAGTATAAGCAAATACAGTTGGAACTAGAGTGCATCAATAAGGATGAAAAACTAGCTTTGAGTAGCAAAGAGGAGAATGTGCAAGAAGATCCTAAAACACTGAACTTTGAGGACCAAACAAGCACTGATAATGTCAGTATTATAAAGGACTCAAGTAAAGAAGTAGCTCCTGAGGAGAAAACACAGGTCAAAACTTTTCAGGCATTTGAATTAAAACCACTCAGGCAAAAATTGACTTTACCAGGAGATAAGAACCGGttgaaaaaagttaaagatgGAACAAAACAGCTTTCCCTGAAATCTGACACTACTGAATCTAGTCAAG gattagaagataaggaacaaaattTAACGAGAAGAATTAGTGCCTCAGATATTCTATCTGAAAAG aagcttGGTGAAGATGAAGAGGAGCTATCTGAATTGCAGCTTCGTCTTTTGGCTCTTCAGTCCGCCAGTAAaaaatggcaacaaaaagaacagcaggtgatgaaagaaagcaaagaaaagctGACTAAGATGAAAACTGTACAGCAAAAAGTTAAAACCAGTACAAAAACACATTCGGCCAAAAAAGTTAGCACTACAG ctaAACAAGCATTGAGGAAGCAGCAAACAAAGGCATGGAAGAaactacaacaacaaaaagaacaggaaagacagaaagaagaggaTCAACGGAAACAAgctgaagaagaagagagaaggaaaagagaagaagaaatcagaaaaattcGAGATCTCTCAAATCAGGAAGAGCAATACAATCGATTCATGAAATTGGTTGGTGGAAAGAGGAGATCAAGGAGTAAA TCTTCAGATCCTGACCTGAGACGATCCTTAGATAAGCAACCTACTGATAGTGGAGGAGGCATTTATCAATATGATAACTATGAAGAAGTTGCTATGGATACAGATAGTGAAACCAATTCTCCAG ctccTTCACCAGTGCAACCACCATTCTTCTCGGAATGTTCATTGGGGTATTTTTCTCCGGCACCATCTGTTTCTTTGCCTCCACCACCTCAGGTTTCT tCAATACCACCTTTGAGCCAGCCTTATGTGGAAGGCTTGTGTGTTTCTCTTGAACCTCTACCTCCTCTACCACCTTTACCACCTCTTCCACCTGAAGATCCAGAACAGCCTCCAAAACCaccttttgcagatgaggaagaagaggaagaaatgctGCTTCGAGAAGAGCTACTTAAATCTCTAGCGAATAAAAGAGCTTTCAAGCCAGAG GAAACATCCAGTAATAGTGACCCGCCTTCACCTCCAGTTCTGAACAGTTCACAGCCTGTGCCAAGAAGCAATCTATCCATAGTCAGTATTAATACAGTATCTCAGCCTAGGATACAGAACCCAAAGTTTCACAGAGGACCTCGTCTTCCACGAACTGTGATCtcg CTTCCAAAGCATAAATCAGTGGTTGTAACCCTAAATGATTCCGATGATAGTGAATCTGAGGGAGAGGCATCCAAGTCAACCAATAGTGTTTTCGGTGGATTGGAGTCCATGATTAAAGAAGCAAGACGAACTGCCGAG CAAGCTTCAAAACCGAAAGTACCtccaaaatctgaaaaagaaaatgatcccaTGCGAACACCTGAAGCTTTGCCTGAAGAAAAGAAGATTGAATATAGATTGTTAAAGGAAGAGATTGCCAA TCGTGAGAAACAGCGTTTGATTAAATCAGATCAGCTGAAGACAAGTTCATCATCCCCAGCAAACTCTGATGTAGAAATTGATGGGATTGGCAGGATAGCAGTGGTTACTAAGCAGGTTACAGATGCAGaagcaaaacttaaaaaacatAG GATTCTCTTGATGAAAGATGAATCTGTTTTAAAGAATCTAGTACAGCAAGAAGctaagaagaaagaatctgtTCGAAATGCtgaaacaaaaattacaaaacttACAGAGCAGCTTCAGGCAACAGAGAAAATTCTCAGTGTCAACAGAATGTTTTTGAAGAAGCTTCAGGAACAA ATTCACAAAGTTCAACAACGTGTTACAGTTAAGAAAGCTTTGACTCTGAAGTATGGAGAAGAACTTGCTCGTGCAAAAGCAGTGGCTagtaaagaaataggaaaacgtAAACTGGAACAAGATCGCCTTGGA CCTAACAAAATGATGAGACTGGACAATTCTCCAATATCAAGTCCAAGAAAGCATTCAGCAGAACTAATTGCTATGGAAAAAAGACGATTGCAAAAGCTAGAATATGAATATGCCCTGAAAATTCAGAAACTAAAAGAAGCCAGGGCCCTTAAAGCAAAGGAACAGCAAAATATTGGTCCACTTGTGGAAGAGGAACCTGAATTTTCTTTGCCTCAACCCTCACTTCACGATCTGACTCAAGATAAATTAAGTCTGGACACTGAGGaaaatgatgttgatgatgagaTTTTGTCTgggtcaaacagagaaagaagaagatcCTTCTTAGAATCCAATTCTTTTACTAAACCTAACCTTAAGCACACTGATACACCTAACaaagaatgtataaacaaacctACTAAGAATACAGTAGAAAAACCAGAACTTTTTCTAGGGTTAAAAATTGGTGAATTGCAGAAATTATATTCAAAAGCTGATAGCTTAAAacaactgattttaaaaactaccacaggcattacAGACAAGGTTTTGCATGGTCAG gagatttctgtggatGTGGATTTCGTGACAGGACAGAGTAAAACAACAGAAGTGAAGCCATGTCCGTTTAGACCCTACCATAGTCCCCTTCTAGTTTTTAAGTCTTACAG ATTCAGTCCATACTATCGAACCAAGGAAAAACTTCCCCTAAGCTCAGTATCGTATAGTAATATGATCGAACCAGATCAGTGTTTCTGCCGTTTTGATTTAACAGGAACATGTAATGATGATGATTGTCAATG gcaGCATACACAAGACTGTACGCTTAGCCGAAAACAGCTATTCCAGGACATTCTGTCATATAATCTGTCTTTGATTGGTTGTTCAGAGACAAGCACTGATGAAGAAATTGCTGCTGCAGCAG AAAAATATGTTGAGAAACTTTTTGGAGTAAACAAAGATCGAATGTCAATGGACCAGATGGCTGTTCTCCTTGTGAGCAATATCAATGAAAGTAAAGGCCATA CACCTCcatttacaacctacaaagatAAAAGAAAGTGGAAGCCAAAGTTTTGGAGAAAACCTATTTCAGAGAATAATTTCAGTAGTGATGAGGAACAGTCTACAGGACCTATTAAGTATG CCTTCCAGCCAGAGAACCGAATAAATGTTCCAGCTTTGGATACAGTTGTCACTCCAGATGATGTCAGATACTTTACAAATGAGACTGATGACATTGCTAATTTAGAAGCAAGTGTACTTGAAAATCCTTCTCATGTACAACTTTGGCTCAAGCTTGCATACAAGTACTTGAATCAAAATGAGGG GCTATGTTCTGAGTCCTTGGATTCCGCTTTAAATGTTCTGGCTCGAGCTTTGGAAAGCAACAAAGACAATCCAGAAATTTGGTGTCATTACCTCAGATTGTTCTCAAAAAGAGGAACCAAGGAGGAGGTGCAGGAAATGTGTGAAACAGCTGTTGAATATGCTCCTGATTATCAAAGTTTTTGGACT TTTCTGCACCTAGAAAGCACCTTTGAAGAAAAGGATTACGTATGTGAGAGAATGGTGGAGTTCCTGATGGGAGCAGCCAAGCGGGAACCATCAGATATTCTGTCCTTTCAGCTTTTAGAGGCTCTTTTGTTTAGAGTTCAGCTACACATATTTACTGGAAGATGCCAAAGTGCACTTGCAGTTTTACAG AATGCATTGAAATTGGCTAATGATGGAATAGTAGCTGAATACCTTAAAGCAAGTGATCGATGTTTGGCATGGCTGGCCTACATACATCTTATTGAATTCAACGTTCTCCCTTCAAAATTTTATGATCCGTCTAATGCCAATCCTTCAAGAATTGTTAATATAGAACCATTTGTAATGCCGTGGCAAGCAGTTCAAGATATAAAGACTAATCCTGAGATGTTGTTAGCAGTATTTGAAG ATGCGGTGAAAGCTTGCACAGATGAGAGCCTTACTGTTGAGGAAAGAGTAGAGGCTTGTGTTCCACTTTACACAAACATGATTGTTCTGCACCAGCTTCTTGGGAG GTATGAGGCTGCAGTGAagctttgtaaatatttattggaatcATGTCCCATGAACTGCCAGTTGTTGGAATCCCTCGTTGCTTTATATTTGGAAACAAATCAGCATGACAAAGCTAGGGCAGTGTGGCTTactgcatttgaaaaaaatcttcagaATGCAGAGGTTTTTTATCATACGTGCAAATTCTTCATCTCGCAg aatcgaGGAGATAATCTTCTTCCATTTTTGCGGAAATTTATCGCATCCTTCTTTAAACCTGGGTTTGAGAAGTATAGTAACTTGGATCTGTTTCG gcatctcttaaatatcccaggaccaCTTGATATTCCAGCCCGTTTATGTAAAGGAAATTTTGATGATGAAATGTTTAACCACCAAGTTCCTTATTTGTGGCTGATATACTG ccttTGTCATCCTCTTCAATCAAGTATTAAAGAGACAGTGGAGGCATATGAGGCAGCGTTAGGGGTGGCCATGAAGTCTGATATAGTGCAGAAGATTTGGATGGA TTATCTTGTCTTTGCCAATAATAGAGCTGCTGGATCCAGAAACAAAGTCCAGGAATTCAGATTTTTTACTGATTTAGTGAATAGATGTTTGGTTACAGTCCCTGCCCGATACCCCATTCCTTTTAGCAGTGCTGATTACTGGTCCAACTATGAATTTCATAATAGG gttattttcttttatttgagcTGTATTCCAAAGATCCAGCATTCCAAAACCTTGGAACGGTTTTGCTCAATTATGCCGTCTAATTCTGGACTTGCACTgag
- the ZFC3H1 gene encoding zinc finger C3H1 domain-containing protein isoform X2, whose protein sequence is MATADTPAPAPSGLSPKEEGELEDGEISDDDNNSQVRSRSSSSSSGGGLLPYPRRRPPHPARGGGSGGGGGSSSSSSSSQQQLRNFSRSRHVSERGHLRGHSSYRPKEPFRSHPPSVRMPSSSLSESSPRPSFWERSHIALDRFRFRGRPYRGGSRWSRGRGGGERGGKPGGRPPLGGGAGSGFGGSQSWREPSPPRKSSKSFGRSPSRKQNYSSKSENCGEETFEDLLLKYKQIQLELECINKDEKLALSSKEENVQEDPKTLNFEDQTSTDNVSIIKDSSKEVAPEEKTQVKTFQAFELKPLRQKLTLPGDKNRLKKVKDGTKQLSLKSDTTESSQGLEDKEQNLTRRISASDILSEKLGEDEEELSELQLRLLALQSASKKWQQKEQQVMKESKEKLTKMKTVQQKVKTSTKTHSAKKVSTTAKQALRKQQTKAWKKLQQQKEQERQKEEDQRKQAEEEERRKREEEIRKIRDLSNQEEQYNRFMKLVGGKRRSRSKSSDPDLRRSLDKQPTDSGGGIYQYDNYEEVAMDTDSETNSPAPSPVQPPFFSECSLGYFSPAPSVSLPPPPQVSSIPPLSQPYVEGLCVSLEPLPPLPPLPPLPPEDPEQPPKPPFADEEEEEEMLLREELLKSLANKRAFKPEETSSNSDPPSPPVLNSSQPVPRSNLSIVSINTVSQPRIQNPKFHRGPRLPRTVISLPKHKSVVVTLNDSDDSESEGEASKSTNSVFGGLESMIKEARRTAEQASKPKVPPKSEKENDPMRTPEALPEEKKIEYRLLKEEIANREKQRLIKSDQLKTSSSSPANSDVEIDGIGRIAVVTKQVTDAEAKLKKHRILLMKDESVLKNLVQQEAKKKESVRNAETKITKLTEQLQATEKILSVNRMFLKKLQEQIHKVQQRVTVKKALTLKYGEELARAKAVASKEIGKRKLEQDRLGPNKMMRLDNSPISSPRKHSAELIAMEKRRLQKLEYEYALKIQKLKEARALKAKEQQNIGPLVEEEPEFSLPQPSLHDLTQDKLSLDTEENDVDDEILSGSNRERRRSFLESNSFTKPNLKHTDTPNKECINKPTKNTVEKPELFLGLKIGELQKLYSKADSLKQLILKTTTGITDKVLHGQEISVDVDFVTGQSKTTEVKPCPFRPYHSPLLVFKSYRFSPYYRTKEKLPLSSVSYSNMIEPDQCFCRFDLTGTCNDDDCQWQHTQDCTLSRKQLFQDILSYNLSLIGCSETSTDEEIAAAAEKYVEKLFGVNKDRMSMDQMAVLLVSNINESKGHTPPFTTYKDKRKWKPKFWRKPISENNFSSDEEQSTGPIKYAFQPENRINVPALDTVVTPDDVRYFTNETDDIANLEASVLENPSHVQLWLKLAYKYLNQNEGLCSESLDSALNVLARALESNKDNPEIWCHYLRLFSKRGTKEEVQEMCETAVEYAPDYQSFWTFLHLESTFEEKDYVCERMVEFLMGAAKREPSDILSFQLLEALLFRVQLHIFTGRCQSALAVLQNALKLANDGIVAEYLKASDRCLAWLAYIHLIEFNVLPSKFYDPSNANPSRIVNIEPFVMPWQAVQDIKTNPEMLLAVFEDAVKACTDESLTVEERVEACVPLYTNMIVLHQLLGRYEAAVKLCKYLLESCPMNCQLLESLVALYLETNQHDKARAVWLTAFEKNLQNAEVFYHTCKFFISQNRGDNLLPFLRKFIASFFKPGFEKYSNLDLFRHLLNIPGPLDIPARLCKGNFDDEMFNHQVPYLWLIYCLCHPLQSSIKETVEAYEAALGVAMKSDIVQKIWMDYLVFANNRAAGSRNKVQEFRFFTDLVNRCLVTVPARYPIPFSSADYWSNYEFHNRVIFFYLSCIPKIQHSKTLERFCSIMPSNSGLALRLLQHEWEESNVQILKLQAKMFTYNIPTCLATWKIAIAAEIVLKGQREVHRLYQRALQKLPLCASLWKDQLLFEASEGGKTDNLRKLVSKCQEIGVSLNELLNLNSYKTESKNH, encoded by the exons ATCGTCCTCTTCTCAGCAGCAGCTGAGGAATTTTTCACGCTCGCGGCACGTGTCGGAGCGGGGCCACCTCAGGGGACACAGCAGCTACCGACCCAAAGAGCCGTTCCGGTCTCATCCGCCCTCCGTGCGGATGCCTTCGAGCTCACTGTCCGAAAGCAGCCCCCGGCCGTCCTTTTGGGAACGGAGCCACATCGCCTTGGACCGTTTCCGTTTTCGAGGCAGGCCTTACCGGGGTGGGAGTCGCTGGAGTCGGGGGCGAGGAGGGGGTGAGCGAGGAGGCAAGCCGGGGGGCAGACCTCCTCTGGGAGGAGGAGCGGGATCCGGATTCGGCGGCAGTCAGAGCTGGCGAGAGCCCTCTCCACCTCGTAAGAGTT CTAAAAGTTTTGGAAGATCTCCATCAAGAAAACAGAATTATTCATCAAAAAGTGAAAACTGTGGGGAAGAAACTTTTGAAGATTTACTTTTGAAGTATAAGCAAATACAGTTGGAACTAGAGTGCATCAATAAGGATGAAAAACTAGCTTTGAGTAGCAAAGAGGAGAATGTGCAAGAAGATCCTAAAACACTGAACTTTGAGGACCAAACAAGCACTGATAATGTCAGTATTATAAAGGACTCAAGTAAAGAAGTAGCTCCTGAGGAGAAAACACAGGTCAAAACTTTTCAGGCATTTGAATTAAAACCACTCAGGCAAAAATTGACTTTACCAGGAGATAAGAACCGGttgaaaaaagttaaagatgGAACAAAACAGCTTTCCCTGAAATCTGACACTACTGAATCTAGTCAAG gattagaagataaggaacaaaattTAACGAGAAGAATTAGTGCCTCAGATATTCTATCTGAAAAG cttGGTGAAGATGAAGAGGAGCTATCTGAATTGCAGCTTCGTCTTTTGGCTCTTCAGTCCGCCAGTAAaaaatggcaacaaaaagaacagcaggtgatgaaagaaagcaaagaaaagctGACTAAGATGAAAACTGTACAGCAAAAAGTTAAAACCAGTACAAAAACACATTCGGCCAAAAAAGTTAGCACTACAG ctaAACAAGCATTGAGGAAGCAGCAAACAAAGGCATGGAAGAaactacaacaacaaaaagaacaggaaagacagaaagaagaggaTCAACGGAAACAAgctgaagaagaagagagaaggaaaagagaagaagaaatcagaaaaattcGAGATCTCTCAAATCAGGAAGAGCAATACAATCGATTCATGAAATTGGTTGGTGGAAAGAGGAGATCAAGGAGTAAA TCTTCAGATCCTGACCTGAGACGATCCTTAGATAAGCAACCTACTGATAGTGGAGGAGGCATTTATCAATATGATAACTATGAAGAAGTTGCTATGGATACAGATAGTGAAACCAATTCTCCAG ctccTTCACCAGTGCAACCACCATTCTTCTCGGAATGTTCATTGGGGTATTTTTCTCCGGCACCATCTGTTTCTTTGCCTCCACCACCTCAGGTTTCT tCAATACCACCTTTGAGCCAGCCTTATGTGGAAGGCTTGTGTGTTTCTCTTGAACCTCTACCTCCTCTACCACCTTTACCACCTCTTCCACCTGAAGATCCAGAACAGCCTCCAAAACCaccttttgcagatgaggaagaagaggaagaaatgctGCTTCGAGAAGAGCTACTTAAATCTCTAGCGAATAAAAGAGCTTTCAAGCCAGAG GAAACATCCAGTAATAGTGACCCGCCTTCACCTCCAGTTCTGAACAGTTCACAGCCTGTGCCAAGAAGCAATCTATCCATAGTCAGTATTAATACAGTATCTCAGCCTAGGATACAGAACCCAAAGTTTCACAGAGGACCTCGTCTTCCACGAACTGTGATCtcg CTTCCAAAGCATAAATCAGTGGTTGTAACCCTAAATGATTCCGATGATAGTGAATCTGAGGGAGAGGCATCCAAGTCAACCAATAGTGTTTTCGGTGGATTGGAGTCCATGATTAAAGAAGCAAGACGAACTGCCGAG CAAGCTTCAAAACCGAAAGTACCtccaaaatctgaaaaagaaaatgatcccaTGCGAACACCTGAAGCTTTGCCTGAAGAAAAGAAGATTGAATATAGATTGTTAAAGGAAGAGATTGCCAA TCGTGAGAAACAGCGTTTGATTAAATCAGATCAGCTGAAGACAAGTTCATCATCCCCAGCAAACTCTGATGTAGAAATTGATGGGATTGGCAGGATAGCAGTGGTTACTAAGCAGGTTACAGATGCAGaagcaaaacttaaaaaacatAG GATTCTCTTGATGAAAGATGAATCTGTTTTAAAGAATCTAGTACAGCAAGAAGctaagaagaaagaatctgtTCGAAATGCtgaaacaaaaattacaaaacttACAGAGCAGCTTCAGGCAACAGAGAAAATTCTCAGTGTCAACAGAATGTTTTTGAAGAAGCTTCAGGAACAA ATTCACAAAGTTCAACAACGTGTTACAGTTAAGAAAGCTTTGACTCTGAAGTATGGAGAAGAACTTGCTCGTGCAAAAGCAGTGGCTagtaaagaaataggaaaacgtAAACTGGAACAAGATCGCCTTGGA CCTAACAAAATGATGAGACTGGACAATTCTCCAATATCAAGTCCAAGAAAGCATTCAGCAGAACTAATTGCTATGGAAAAAAGACGATTGCAAAAGCTAGAATATGAATATGCCCTGAAAATTCAGAAACTAAAAGAAGCCAGGGCCCTTAAAGCAAAGGAACAGCAAAATATTGGTCCACTTGTGGAAGAGGAACCTGAATTTTCTTTGCCTCAACCCTCACTTCACGATCTGACTCAAGATAAATTAAGTCTGGACACTGAGGaaaatgatgttgatgatgagaTTTTGTCTgggtcaaacagagaaagaagaagatcCTTCTTAGAATCCAATTCTTTTACTAAACCTAACCTTAAGCACACTGATACACCTAACaaagaatgtataaacaaacctACTAAGAATACAGTAGAAAAACCAGAACTTTTTCTAGGGTTAAAAATTGGTGAATTGCAGAAATTATATTCAAAAGCTGATAGCTTAAAacaactgattttaaaaactaccacaggcattacAGACAAGGTTTTGCATGGTCAG gagatttctgtggatGTGGATTTCGTGACAGGACAGAGTAAAACAACAGAAGTGAAGCCATGTCCGTTTAGACCCTACCATAGTCCCCTTCTAGTTTTTAAGTCTTACAG ATTCAGTCCATACTATCGAACCAAGGAAAAACTTCCCCTAAGCTCAGTATCGTATAGTAATATGATCGAACCAGATCAGTGTTTCTGCCGTTTTGATTTAACAGGAACATGTAATGATGATGATTGTCAATG gcaGCATACACAAGACTGTACGCTTAGCCGAAAACAGCTATTCCAGGACATTCTGTCATATAATCTGTCTTTGATTGGTTGTTCAGAGACAAGCACTGATGAAGAAATTGCTGCTGCAGCAG AAAAATATGTTGAGAAACTTTTTGGAGTAAACAAAGATCGAATGTCAATGGACCAGATGGCTGTTCTCCTTGTGAGCAATATCAATGAAAGTAAAGGCCATA CACCTCcatttacaacctacaaagatAAAAGAAAGTGGAAGCCAAAGTTTTGGAGAAAACCTATTTCAGAGAATAATTTCAGTAGTGATGAGGAACAGTCTACAGGACCTATTAAGTATG CCTTCCAGCCAGAGAACCGAATAAATGTTCCAGCTTTGGATACAGTTGTCACTCCAGATGATGTCAGATACTTTACAAATGAGACTGATGACATTGCTAATTTAGAAGCAAGTGTACTTGAAAATCCTTCTCATGTACAACTTTGGCTCAAGCTTGCATACAAGTACTTGAATCAAAATGAGGG GCTATGTTCTGAGTCCTTGGATTCCGCTTTAAATGTTCTGGCTCGAGCTTTGGAAAGCAACAAAGACAATCCAGAAATTTGGTGTCATTACCTCAGATTGTTCTCAAAAAGAGGAACCAAGGAGGAGGTGCAGGAAATGTGTGAAACAGCTGTTGAATATGCTCCTGATTATCAAAGTTTTTGGACT TTTCTGCACCTAGAAAGCACCTTTGAAGAAAAGGATTACGTATGTGAGAGAATGGTGGAGTTCCTGATGGGAGCAGCCAAGCGGGAACCATCAGATATTCTGTCCTTTCAGCTTTTAGAGGCTCTTTTGTTTAGAGTTCAGCTACACATATTTACTGGAAGATGCCAAAGTGCACTTGCAGTTTTACAG AATGCATTGAAATTGGCTAATGATGGAATAGTAGCTGAATACCTTAAAGCAAGTGATCGATGTTTGGCATGGCTGGCCTACATACATCTTATTGAATTCAACGTTCTCCCTTCAAAATTTTATGATCCGTCTAATGCCAATCCTTCAAGAATTGTTAATATAGAACCATTTGTAATGCCGTGGCAAGCAGTTCAAGATATAAAGACTAATCCTGAGATGTTGTTAGCAGTATTTGAAG ATGCGGTGAAAGCTTGCACAGATGAGAGCCTTACTGTTGAGGAAAGAGTAGAGGCTTGTGTTCCACTTTACACAAACATGATTGTTCTGCACCAGCTTCTTGGGAG GTATGAGGCTGCAGTGAagctttgtaaatatttattggaatcATGTCCCATGAACTGCCAGTTGTTGGAATCCCTCGTTGCTTTATATTTGGAAACAAATCAGCATGACAAAGCTAGGGCAGTGTGGCTTactgcatttgaaaaaaatcttcagaATGCAGAGGTTTTTTATCATACGTGCAAATTCTTCATCTCGCAg aatcgaGGAGATAATCTTCTTCCATTTTTGCGGAAATTTATCGCATCCTTCTTTAAACCTGGGTTTGAGAAGTATAGTAACTTGGATCTGTTTCG gcatctcttaaatatcccaggaccaCTTGATATTCCAGCCCGTTTATGTAAAGGAAATTTTGATGATGAAATGTTTAACCACCAAGTTCCTTATTTGTGGCTGATATACTG ccttTGTCATCCTCTTCAATCAAGTATTAAAGAGACAGTGGAGGCATATGAGGCAGCGTTAGGGGTGGCCATGAAGTCTGATATAGTGCAGAAGATTTGGATGGA TTATCTTGTCTTTGCCAATAATAGAGCTGCTGGATCCAGAAACAAAGTCCAGGAATTCAGATTTTTTACTGATTTAGTGAATAGATGTTTGGTTACAGTCCCTGCCCGATACCCCATTCCTTTTAGCAGTGCTGATTACTGGTCCAACTATGAATTTCATAATAGG gttattttcttttatttgagcTGTATTCCAAAGATCCAGCATTCCAAAACCTTGGAACGGTTTTGCTCAATTATGCCGTCTAATTCTGGACTTGCACTgag